From the Brassica napus cultivar Da-Ae chromosome A8, Da-Ae, whole genome shotgun sequence genome, one window contains:
- the LOC106397589 gene encoding uncharacterized protein LOC106397589 isoform X2 — MTTIETGPKTTQKPSPPSTLKQPSFKRWGRRHPFVRYGLPMISLTVFGALGLSQLLQGSKDIAKVKDDQEWEIIETRKALSRTGPVDAYKPKNTSIEDELKAMQGKVDINSYEYKKIPKLNEEMG; from the exons ATGACAACAATTGAAACAGGTCCAAAAACTACTCAAAAGCCATCTCCTCCTTCTACTCTCAAGCAGCCATCGTTTAAAAGGTGGGGAAGGAGACACCCTTTTGTACGATACGGACTTCCCATGATCTCTCTCACTGTTTTTGGAGCCCTTGGTCTCAGCCAACTCCTCCAAGGCAG TAAGGACATCGCAAAGGTGAAAGACGACCAGGAATGGGAGATTATTGAGACCAGAAAGGCTCTTTCTAGAACAGGGCCTGTCGATGCTTACAAACCTAAAAACACTTCCATCGAAGACGAGCTCAAG GCTATGCAAGGGAAGGTGGACATTAACTCGTACGAGTACAAGAAAATTCCAAAGCTAAACGAAG AGATGGGTTGA
- the LOC106397589 gene encoding uncharacterized protein LOC106397589 isoform X1, translated as MTTIETGPKTTQKPSPPSTLKQPSFKRWGRRHPFVRYGLPMISLTVFGALGLSQLLQGSKDIAKVKDDQEWEIIETRKALSRTGPVDAYKPKNTSIEDELKAMQGKVDINSYEYKKIPKLNEGKST; from the exons ATGACAACAATTGAAACAGGTCCAAAAACTACTCAAAAGCCATCTCCTCCTTCTACTCTCAAGCAGCCATCGTTTAAAAGGTGGGGAAGGAGACACCCTTTTGTACGATACGGACTTCCCATGATCTCTCTCACTGTTTTTGGAGCCCTTGGTCTCAGCCAACTCCTCCAAGGCAG TAAGGACATCGCAAAGGTGAAAGACGACCAGGAATGGGAGATTATTGAGACCAGAAAGGCTCTTTCTAGAACAGGGCCTGTCGATGCTTACAAACCTAAAAACACTTCCATCGAAGACGAGCTCAAG GCTATGCAAGGGAAGGTGGACATTAACTCGTACGAGTACAAGAAAATTCCAAAGCTAAACGAAGGCAAGTCCACTTAG